The following coding sequences lie in one Arabidopsis thaliana chromosome 3, partial sequence genomic window:
- a CDS encoding ARM repeat superfamily protein (ARM repeat superfamily protein; FUNCTIONS IN: protein transporter activity, binding; INVOLVED IN: intracellular protein transport, protein import into nucleus, docking; LOCATED IN: nucleus, nuclear pore, cytoplasm; EXPRESSED IN: 18 plant structures; EXPRESSED DURING: 11 growth stages; CONTAINS InterPro DOMAIN/s: Importin-beta, N-terminal (InterPro:IPR001494), Armadillo-like helical (InterPro:IPR011989), Armadillo-type fold (InterPro:IPR016024); BEST Arabidopsis thaliana protein match is: ARM repeat superfamily protein (TAIR:AT1G26170.1); Has 1304 Blast hits to 1268 proteins in 199 species: Archae - 0; Bacteria - 0; Metazoa - 515; Fungi - 472; Plants - 189; Viruses - 0; Other Eukaryotes - 128 (source: NCBI BLink).): MALSASDLPAMYTLLANSMSGDETVRRPAEAALSLSESRPGFCSCLMEVIASKDLVSHVDVRLMASVYFKNSINRHWKSRRNSWSMSNEEKSHLRQKLLSHLREENYQIAEMLAVLISKIARFDYPREWPDLFSVLAQQLHSADVLASHRIFLILFRTLKELSTKRLTADQKTFAEISSQFFDFSWHLWQTDVQTILHGFSTMVQSYGSNSAEQHHDELFLTCERWFLCLKIVRQLIISGFLSDANNIQEIQPVKEVSPALLNAAQSFLPYYSSFQNRDPKFWEFVKKACVKLMKVLGAIQSRHPFSFGDKCALPVVVDFCLNKITDPEQALLPFEDFFIQCMVMVKSVLECKEYKPSRTGRVMDDNGDTFEQRKKNASNTVGGIVSSLLPNERIVLLCNVLVRRYFVLTASDLEEWYQNPESFHHEQDMIQWTEKLRPCAEALYMVLFENYSQLLGPIVVSILQEAMNNCPPSVTEITPALLLKDAAYAATAYVYYELSNYLNFRDWFNGALSLELSNDHPNRRIIHRKVAMILGHWVSEIKDDTKRAVYCALIKLLQDNDLAVKLAASRSLCLHVEDANFSEQSFLDLLPICWDSCFKMVEVVQEFDSKVQILNLISTLIGHVSEVIPYAQKLVQFFQKVWEESSGESLLQIQLLVALRNFVIALGYQSPICYSILLPILQKGIDINSPDSLNLLEDSMALWETTLSYAPMMVPQLLALFPYMVEIIERSFDHLQVAVSIMDSYIILDGGEFLNMHASSVAKILDLIVGNVNDKGLLSILPVIDILVQCFPVEVPPLISSCLQKLVIICLSGGDDRDPSKTAVKVSSAAILARILVMNTTYLAQLTSDSSLSVLLQQAGVPVEDNILLCLIDIWLDKVDHASPMQQKTFGLALSIILTLRMPQVLDKLDLILSTCTSVILGENKDLTEEESSGDMSSSRSQGEETPPSKELRKSQIKVSDPIYQMSLENSTRENLQTCSTLHGDAFNSAISRMHPSALAQVKQALKLP, translated from the exons ATGGCGTTATCGGCTTCCGATTTGCCGGCGATGTACACGCTATTAGCTAATTCAATGAGCGGTGACGAGACCGTTCGGCGGCCGGCGGAGGCGGCTCTATCTCTGTCGGAGAGTAGACCTGGTTTCTGTTCTTGCCTTATG GAAGTAATTGCATCCAAGGATTTGGTGTCCCATGTGGACGTTAGATTAATGGCCTCAGTGTATTTCAAGAACAGTATCAACCGTCATTGGAAGAGCAGAAGAAATTCATG GAGTATGAGCAACGAGGAAAAGAGTCATCTGAGGCAGAAATTGTTGTCTCACTTGAGAGAAGAGAACTACCAG ATAGCGGAAATGTTGGCTGTTCTCATATCGAAGATAGCCCGTTTTGATTATCCTAGGGAATG GCCTGATCTCTTTTCGGTACTAGCGCAACAGCTTCACTCAGCTGACGTTCTGGCTTCTCACAGAAtctttctgattctttttcGAACCTTAAAGGAATTGTCTACTAAACGTCTCACTGCGGATCAGAAGACCTTCGCTGAG ATCTCGTCGCAATTCTTCGACTTTAGTTGGCACCTTTGGCAAACTGATGTCCAAACAATTCTACATGGCTTTTCAACAATGGTTCAGAGCTATGGTTCAAATAGTGCCGAGCAGCATCACGATGAGCTTTTTCTGACTTGTGAGAGGtggtttttatgtttgaaaataGTGCGCCAACTGATAATTTCAGGATTTCTAAGCGATGCCAATAATATACAG GAGATACAACCAGTGAAAGAAGTCTCTCCTGCGCTCTTGAATGCGGCTCAATCCTTTCTTCCATatt ATTCATCTTTTCAAAATCGAGATCCTAAATTCTGGGAGTTTGTAAAGAAGGCATGTGTCAAGCTGATGAAGGTGTTAGGTGCTATTCAAAGCAGGCATCCATTTTCGTTTGGAGATAAATGTGCTCTTCCAGTTGTAGTGGATTTCTGCTTAAACAAGATAACGGACCCCGAACAGGCATTGTTGccatttgaagatttttttattcagtGTATGGTGATGGTGAAATCTGTGCTTGAATGTAAAGAATATAAGCCAAGTCGAACTGGTCGTGTGATGGATGACAACGGAGATACATTtgagcagaggaagaagaatgcTTCCAACACAGTTGGTGGCATTGTGTCGTCACTTTTACCCAATGAAAGGATAGTTCTTCTCTGCAACGTACTAGTGAGACG GTATTTTGTACTAACAGCAAGTGACCTAGAGGAGTGGTACCAGAACCCTGAGTCCTTTCATCATGAGCAGGACATGATTCAGTGGACAGAGAAATTGAGGCCTTGTGCTGAAGCTCtatatatggttttgtttgagAACTACAGCCAA CTGCTAGGACCTATTGTTGTGTCCATCCTTCAAGAAGCAATGAATAATTGTCCCCCTTCTGTTACTGAAATAACTCCTGCACTGCTTCTTAAAGATGCGGCATACGCTGCTACTGCATATGTCTACTATGAGCTCTCGAATTATCTTAATTTCAGAGATTG GTTTAATGGTGCTCTATCCCTTGAACTCTCAAATGACCATCCAAATAGGCGTATCATCCACCGAAAAGTTGCTATGATATTGGGACATTGGGTTTCGGAG ATTAAGGATGACACAAAAAGAGCAGTTTATTGTGCTTTGATCAAATTGTTGCAAGACAATGACCTCGCTGTAAAG CTGGCAGCTAGTAGGTCATTATGCTTACATGTCGAGGATGCAAATTTTTCGGAGCAAagttttcttgatcttcttccaATCTGTTGGGATTCATGTTTCAAAATGGTCGAGGTAGTTCAAGAGTTTGATTCGAAG GTTCAAATTCTGAATTTGATTTCTACTCTTATTGGCCATGTTAGCGAAGTCATTCCGTACGCACAAAAGTTGGTGCAATTCTTCCAGAAG GTTTGGGAGGAATCTTCTGGTGAAAGCCTTCTGCAGATCCAGCTTCTTGTCGCACTGCGAAATTTTGTGATTGCACTTGGTTATCAGTCTCCCATTTGCTATAGCATACTGCTCCCAATACTCCAAAAGGGCATTGACATAAATAGCCCTGATTCACTCAACCTTCTGGAGGATAGCATGGCA TTATGGGAAACCACACTTTCCTATGCTCCTATGATGGTGCCCCAGCTATTAGCATTGTTTCCCTATATGGTGGAGATCATTGAAAGAAGTTTTGATCATTTACAG GTTGCTGTCAGTATCATGGATTCGTATATCATTTTGGATGGAGGAGAATTTCTAAATATGCATGCTTCAAGTGTCGCAAAAATTCTTGATCTTATCGTTGGAAATGTAAATGATAAGGGTTTACTCTCGATTCTTCCAGTGATTGACATCTTAGTTCAG TGTTTTCCTGTGGAAGTGCCCCCTCTCATCAGCAGCTGTTTGCAG AAACTGGTGATTATTTGCTTGAGTGGTGGAGATGACCGTGATCCATCCAAGACTGCAGTTAAAGTGTCTTCAGCAGCTATCCTTGCAAGGATTCTGGTGATGAACACCACTTACCTGGCCCAGCTAACATCTGATTCATCTCTTTCAGTGTTACTCCAACAGGCAGGTGTCCCAGTCGAAGACAATATACTCCTTTGCCTCATCGACATTTGGCTCGACAAG GTGGACCATGCGTCTCCCATGCAACAAAAGACATTTGGCTTGGCTCTTTCCATAATACTTACACTTAGAATGCCCCAAGTTCTTGACAAGCTTGATCTAATACTAAG TACATGCACCAGTGTGATCCTTGgtgaaaacaaagatttaacagaagaagaatcaag CGGTGACATGAGTTCAAGCAGGTCTCAAGGAGAAGAAACCCCGCCAAGCAAAGAGTTACGGAAAAGTCAG ATAAAAGTTTCCGACCCAATCTACCAGATGTCACTAGAGAACTCAACGCGTGAGAACCTTCAGACATGTTCTACACTTCATGGAGATGCCTTTAATTCTGCCATTAGTAGGATGCACCCATCGGCGCTTGCACAAGTGAAGCAAGCCTTAAAGCTGCCGTGA
- the ATERDJ3A gene encoding DNAJ heat shock N-terminal domain-containing protein (ATERDJ3A; CONTAINS InterPro DOMAIN/s: Molecular chaperone, heat shock protein, Hsp40, DnaJ (InterPro:IPR015609), Heat shock protein DnaJ, N-terminal (InterPro:IPR001623), Heat shock protein DnaJ (InterPro:IPR003095), Thioredoxin-like fold (InterPro:IPR012336), Heat shock protein DnaJ, conserved site (InterPro:IPR018253); BEST Arabidopsis thaliana protein match is: DNAJ heat shock family protein (TAIR:AT2G22360.1); Has 29746 Blast hits to 27935 proteins in 3434 species: Archae - 203; Bacteria - 10482; Metazoa - 6798; Fungi - 2759; Plants - 3202; Viruses - 20; Other Eukaryotes - 6282 (source: NCBI BLink).), translating to MVRTRLAISVVLVSTLLLLNVKAKSVDPYKVLGVSKDAKQREIQKAFHKQSLKYHPDKNKDKGAQEKFAEINNAYEILSDEEKRKNYDLYGDEKGQPGFDSGFPGGNGGYSYSSSGGGFNFGGPGGWQNMGGGGGSKSFSFSFGGPSESSFGFGMDDIFSMFSGGSSKGKEQFGGFGSSSNAESKSKSSTVAAIKTINSQVYKKDVVDQGMTWLLLSYLPSQRGSQYHESIIEEVAESLQGALKVGRLNCETESSLCKQLGIVPRRAPRMFVYSYTSSGKATLAEYTEELVAKKVKSFCQEHLPRFSKKIDLNTFDVSAVSSQKTPKVLLLSTKKDTPVIWRVLSGLYNGRFVFYNTEVHDTSDPKIQKLGVDKFPAIVGWLSNGEKQVLKTGITVKNLKSAVQELGKLLEGLEKKNKKVSSKSQAGQAPNESSEKIPLLSRPNFDSICGENTPVCIIGAFRSSNGKEKLQSIMSKVSQKSLSRRQASTTGSQDTVSYSLLDATKQSAFLSSLDKSEFKTSSDKLLIAYKPRRGKFATFKGDMTIEEVEKFVAAVLNGDIQFTKTRQKPQIK from the exons ATGGTGAGAACAAGATTGGCGATATCTGTTGTTCTTGTGTcgacattgttgttgttgaatgtGAAAGCGAAGAGCGTTGATCCTTACAAG GTTCTTGGAGTATCTAAGGATGCAAAGCAGCGTGAAATCCAGAAAGCTTTCCACAA gCAATCTCTGAAATATCATCcagataaaaacaaagataaggGTGCTCAGGAGAAGTTTGCTGAGATTAATAATG CGTATGAGATCTTAtctgatgaagagaagaggaaaaactATGATCTTTATGGAGATGAGAAAGGACAGCCTGGATTTGATTCGGGGTTTCCCGGAGGTAATGGTGGGTATTCTTACTCCTCAAGTGGTGGTGGTTTCAACTTTGGAGGGCCTGGTGGTTGGCAAAATATGGGCGGTGGGGGAGGTTCCAAATCGTTTTCTTTCTCGTTTGGCGGTCCTAGTGAAAGCTCCTTTGGTTTTGGTATGGATGATATCTTTTCCATGTTTTCGGGCGGTAGTTCTAAAGGAAAGGAGCAGTTTGGTGGCTTTGGTAGCTCATCGAATGCTGAATCTAAATCAAAGAGCAGTACTGTAGCAGCTATCAAAACCATTAACTCTCAGGTCTATAAGAAGGACGTTGTGGACCAAGGGATGACTTGGCTTTTGTTGTCGTATCTTCCATCTCAGAGGGGAAGCCAGTACCATGAATCCATCATAGAGGAAGTTGCTGAGTCGTTGCAAGGAGCTTTAAAG GTTGGGCGATTAAATTGTGAAACAGAATCCTCTCTTTGCAAACAACTAGGCATAGTTCCTCGTAGGGCTCCAAGGatgtttgtttattcataCACATCAAGTGGCAAAGCTACCTTAGCAGAATATACTGAAGAGCTTGTTGCAAAGAAGGTGAAAAGCTTCTGCCAGGAACATCTACCGAGATTCTCAAAAAAGATTGATCTGAATACATTCGATGTATCTGCCGTTAGCTCACAAAAGACTCCTAAAGTTTTGCTTCTgtcaacaaagaaagacaCTCCTGTCATCTGGCGGGTTCTAAGTGGCTTGTACAATGGACGATTTGTCTTTTACAACACAGAG GTCCATGATACTTCTGATCCAAAGATACAAAAGTTGGGGGTAGACAAGTTTCCGGCAATAGTTGGTTGGTTATCGAATGGGGAGAAGCAAGTCTTGAAAACAGGTATCACTGTGAAAAATCTGAAATCAGCTGTCCAGGAACTTGGTAAATTGCTTGAAggattagagaagaagaacaagaaggtCTCTTCTAAGAGTCAGGCGGGCCAAGCCCCTAACGAGTCCTCAGAAAAGATACCTCTTCTGTCAAGACCAAATTTTGACTCCATTTGTGGGGAGAACACTCCTGTTTGTATCATTGGTGCCTTCAGATCGTCAAATGGTAAAGAGAAGCTGCAGTCAATAATGTCCAAG GTATCCCAGAAATCACTCTCTCGACGACAAGCTTCAACCACAGGTTCTCAGGACACAGTATCCTATTCGCTTCTAGACGCAACAAAACAATCTGCGTTCTTGAGCTCCCTTGACAAATCAGAGTTCAAAACTTCTTCTGATAAGCTCCTAATAGCTTACAAGCCTCGACGAGGTAAGTTTGCTACATTCAAAGGCGATATGACTATTGAGGAAGTTGAGAAATTCGTAGCAGCTGTTCTTAACGGAGACATACAGTTCACAAAGACAAGACAGAAACCCCAGATcaaatga
- a CDS encoding Peptidase S24/S26A/S26B/S26C family protein has protein sequence MGIQNILWQVAKKSFTGSIIGLTISDRCCSVVPVRGDSMSPTFNPQRNSYLDDYVLVDKFCLKDYKFARGDVVVFSSPTHFGDRYIKRIVGMPGEWISSSRDVIRVPEGHCWVEGDNKTSSLDSRSFGPIPLGLIQGRVTRVMWPPQRISKIGR, from the exons ATGGGAATCCAGAATATTTTATGGCAAGTGGCGAAGAAATCATTCACTGGAAGTATTATAGGGCTTACCATTTCAGATAGATGTTGTAGCGTTGTTCCAGTGAGAGGAGATTCCATGTCTCCCACATTTAATCCCCAGCGGAATTCTTATTTAG ATGATTATGTACTTGTGGACAAATTTTGCCTTAAGGATTACAAGTTTGCGCGTGGTGATGTTGTAGTGTTCAG CTCTCCGACACATTTCGGAGATAGATACATAAAGAGGATAGTCGGGATGCCTGGTGAATGGATAAGTAGTTCTCGGGATGTGATCAGAGTCCCAGAAGGTCATTGTTGGGTAGAAGGAGATAACAAAACTTCCAGCTTAGACTCAAGATCCTTTGGCCCT ATTCCTTTGGGTTTAATTCAAGGAAGGGTCACTCGTGTCATGTGGCCTCCTCAAAGAATAAGCAAGATCGGTCGATAA
- a CDS encoding Peptidase S24/S26A/S26B/S26C family protein, producing the protein MGIQNILWQVAKKSFTGSIIGLTISDRCCSVVPVRGDSMSPTFNPQRNSYLDDYVLVDKFCLKDYKFARGDVVVFSSPTHFGDRYIKRIVGMPGEWISSSRDVIRVPEGHCWVEGDNKTSSLDSRSFGPVSSLLPNPST; encoded by the exons ATGGGAATCCAGAATATTTTATGGCAAGTGGCGAAGAAATCATTCACTGGAAGTATTATAGGGCTTACCATTTCAGATAGATGTTGTAGCGTTGTTCCAGTGAGAGGAGATTCCATGTCTCCCACATTTAATCCCCAGCGGAATTCTTATTTAG ATGATTATGTACTTGTGGACAAATTTTGCCTTAAGGATTACAAGTTTGCGCGTGGTGATGTTGTAGTGTTCAG CTCTCCGACACATTTCGGAGATAGATACATAAAGAGGATAGTCGGGATGCCTGGTGAATGGATAAGTAGTTCTCGGGATGTGATCAGAGTCCCAGAAGGTCATTGTTGGGTAGAAGGAGATAACAAAACTTCCAGCTTAGACTCAAGATCCTTTGGCCCTGTAAGTTCTCTGCTTCCAAACCCCAGCACATAG